The segment CATTTCATCCACCGGATCTCCTTCTCGAACTATGTAAGTATTGTTCGTGTATAAACACGGTTTCAATCGTTCACAAATCGCATCTAGTAACGTCTCATCCATGTTCTCAAACAACGGAACCTGCAAATTTCGATTTGAATTAAATCGTTAACGAAAATTTCACTTTTTGATCATGGATCTGAAATGTTCTTACCCGCTTGACTAAACCTAGACAAAGATGACGTTTTATGTCTCTTCTGAGATCCTTGGGTAGATTCTGAACCAAATTTTCTTCATCAACTCCTCGAGTTTCTAACCATTTGTATTGATCATAGCGTCTCACACGTTCTCTGAGATCTTGCGGAAGTAATCGATGATGCATCCATTGTTCTGAGTCACGTCTCTTCACTCTCATTTCTTCAAGTCGGATTGTAAGAGATTGAAGATACGTCTGTTATTATATACGTATAAAACCAGTAAACAACTAACTCTTTATAAATAACTCTTAATCTGTTAATCAATCAAAAACTAAGATTCTCATATATGTTTTAAACCTGCATATTCCCAATCAACAGAGCAAAGAGAATGAGCCCAAATATGGCTAATGCAATGGAAAATATACTCTCTCCAGGATAAGTGCTGGTTTCAAGCCCCTGACCAAGTGTGCTGCcatacaaaaacaaaaacaaaactctCATTCCTTAAATGtaaaaaatagcatcatactttcgtTTATTTACATAACAAattctaaaaaatatatatatagaatattgTTATATACCTCAAATTCTGCAGGCCCCACCAGAGGCAATAACAGTACTTTGAAACAAAATTTTTAGAAGAAACAATCCCCGAGGATAACGCCTGTTCAAAAATCCCAAAATCAAAAGGCGGATTATCACCATCGGTAGAGCAAGCATCTTTCAAAATCTGGCCACTAACATCGCGCCACGTGTCGTAACCCGCCATGCGTTCATTCCCACAGTACAAAAAATTCTTATTAAAATGCTTCCTTTCACAAGCTCTTTGCCAACACGTATCCTTTCGTTCTACAGACAATAAATACCAAAACGCCCCAACTATCTGAAAAACACAAAACTTCAAATTAGTCACTTACGACATTGTACTTTTATCATTACACGGATGGTCCCTTTGATTTAGGGTAATctgtgtgtttggtccctaacaacttttttttttaactcagacTGTCCCTACTTTATATTTTTGTTGCATGCTTGGTCCTTGTCCGTTCTAAAAACACTGATTTAccaggaccaaacgtgcaataaaaatataaagtagggaaggtccgagttaaaaaaagttaccagggaccaaacatgcagaTTACCCTAAACAACATGGACCATCCATGTAATTTACCGATTTTTTAAAGTATAGAATATGAAAATAGAATGCTATATTGCTataatgaaagtatgttgctattttttgcATTTGACTGACATGACTGGCGAGCATGTAGAGCAATAAGTAGTAAGCAGCACCGGCCCATGCGGTTTCAGCAACTACACCAGCGGTTCTTTTGAGTTCGGAAGTTAAAGGGACGATTCTTGCAAATCTTGGAATGTATTGAAGGAGTATGATAATAAGCAAAGCTTGTTTTGTAGCTAATACGTCTGAACCTCTAGACGTATGTAGATATCTCCACACAACAATCTACAAAATTGGAAAATCAAAGTAATTATTTGAGTCCTTGAAAAACCACAAAACACATTAATTATCTAACCTGAGGCAAGGGAACAACCGCAAGGAAATCGATTATAAAATACCACCTCATATATCTCTTAGCAATCTGGCCGGGATCAATCACAAGTTCACCGCGTCCAAAAACCCTAGATGAAGGGGCAATGTAGGCAGTGCGGAATTGAAGGGCCATATGGATAAGATAGAACACATCTACAACAGTTCTCAAAGTTGTAGCAATAATAGCCAAGTTGTTATCAATTCCAAGGCATGTTTTTGACTCATCGAAAACCGGAAGATAGAAGAAAAGTGGGTCTATGGAAACTGCGAGAATACATGAGGCAACAAAGTATTTGTTCCATGTGAGTAGGAATGTATCTTGAGGGTCTAGGATTTTGTTTTCAGAGGCTTTGAGGTCTTCGGGGAACACAGCACGTGAAACGCCAAACCCTAGTGATCTACCTATGGATTTCAGGCTTTCTGATCCTTTTCTGATTCCGTTTTTGAAGGATTTTGAGGAGGTGGGAATTGGGCGAGTTGGACGGGTTGTACTTATACCCTCAAATCCGTATTTATTCATTGGAATTGATAATGATCTTGAATCCAAATCTTTCAAGCTTCAAATGGGAAACTGCAGAATCTATGCACAAAATTATCATCATTAATATCTTCTTAGGTTcttattaataaataatcaattacaTCATAAGTAGCATCCTCTTtcttctttattgcttaattTCATCCTCATTCATTGACTAGGTTTTTATTATATTCTATCCACATCAAGTGAGATCACCGTCTAGATTCATATATAATTGTAAAATTACAACCACAAAATCCTACATGATAACACCGATTTCAATTTTCAAAACCCCTTTGGGAAAACCTAATTCTTTAATTTCACTTGATTATCATATCTACTATCCCCAAATTTATTAATAGCTATGAGAGCGTTAACCTTACAAACAAATGAGATCGCCTACAGAAAAGTAAATACGATAGCTCAAATAAATCTGacctaataaaaaataaaaaaggaaccTAGCGAAGTCAGATACAGTCATCAATTACATCAAACGAAAGCTTTTTGAGTGTAAACTAGAAAGATCGGTGAAAATCGTACTTACTAGACTTTCAGGGACAACCACACCGCCGGATTAAAGCATCACCGACACTAGAAGAGTGATAACTGTCGCGCCGGATATATGGAAATTTCATACAAAATGAAGCGATAGAGAAACTGAAAACACGAAGAAATCTCAAAATTTGTTTGATGAAGAGATAGGAGCAAAAAGAGTAGTGGCTGGCGGAAAGTATGTCTGAGAGCACCCAGCTGGTAGAAGCTGCCGGTAAGGAAGGTTGGGGAGCGTTGGGGGAGGGAGTTAAATTTGTGTATATAACCCTGGAGTTTTGTATGAACTCAAGCTAAGCCCTCAAGTCTTTAATAAATTGCTAATATTCATTcctaaaaaaatcataaatatatatactataaaaaataatttacaagttatatttaaaaaaaaagttattcaGATTAATGTTTAAATGagcttattgattttttttttaatatgctaaacttatttttattagttataaaaaaaaaagtcaatctTTTACATGTCTTTTTATATCCTATTATATATTTAAGCTAtcttttcaattatttttataaaacatcaTTTTTTATCAACTATTAATTAGCTTTTTAGGCTGTGTTTGGCGCGTCAcaactagcttatttttcgagcttttttatgttgtcgtgtttggtaagtcaaaaagtagcttataagctagctttttgaaaaactacttagactagctttttaggagcttttttaaaatttttcaaatacACTCCTTAATctaacctaataaatgaaaatcaattttgctAAATGTCATGTTCTTATTgaatttgacacatgtcattttctaagaatttttggattatttcttttccacttgtcattttcttaaattttttatttttcttaaatttaaaatccacattttaatgagatttatatatataaagtagatcattctattaaatttcataataaatGCTCTACAACCTTTATTActtacttaatttattatattctttgtatttatgtaaaattattattttaaaaaatatgtaatgcttataattttatattaaagattttttttataaacccgtgtaatacacgggtcttacacctagttaattataaaaatacatattcttacatgtcattttatgtaattttatatatttcagctagcttttcagctagttttaccaaacattattttttatcagctagtttttcagctatcagctagctttttatttaacagctagcttttcagccatcagctagcttttcagctagtccgTCAAACATAGCCTTAGCTAATTTGTCAAACAACACCTAACataagttttatatatatttagttcctactataaaaacattttttgGATAGAATAAAATTTGGgtcttttgttttgaaaagtataAAATGGAattgttttaaaattgaaaaagaaaaaaaaaattcgttGTTCACTCCGAATCAAATTagaaaaaggtttccaaaaactctaaaatcaaataataaaatatacaTAGTTAAACTTACTATCGATTTTGTTGGCCCCAGACTCATTTTGTACAATCTTGTTAGAAAAAGTAACATTTAAACAAACATCGGACATGTTGGTGCATTTGATATACAGTTTTTGGAAGCTTCTAACTTTTAAGAAAAtctcgaaaaaaaaaaaactttgtccAACCGTAAGAATTTgtagtttttatttaaaataaaaaactcatAATCAACCTGATCAAGTAGTGTTTAACAAAAAGTTCTTACATATTACACGTGGTCATCAAAACTAATTGATAGCCAGTAGTCGGGAGCTAAAAGCTGGAAGATGtagtttttatttgtttatgagtttacggaAAAAATAGCTAaaagcttttaaaacatgtataattacATAAAAAGACATCTTTGGAAAatctaaaacataaaaataattttaCAAAAGGGTAATTAAGTTAATTTGTAAAATTCtaaaagtttttctttttttaagCATTGTTTGAAGTAGGTTTTGGATTTGAAATTTGTTGTTTAAGCTAAAAGTTAGGAGCTGCCTTCTATcgaatgaagtttttttttttttttttttttttttttttttttttttttttttatcaagctTTCTCCTAAAAGCTAAAGTTGGAAGTacttaaaaacttttttttagacTAAACGGTGTAGGCAACGCTCAACCGTTTTTTTGACGTGGCCAAGCCTCAATGCCGGGGTAACGACACAAACACCGCCGCTCCTTCCCGTTTTTGCGTGTTATAAGCCTCCCATTATTAGCACAACTTCCTAGAACGCCCATTTTCTTCTTTTCTCCTCTAAAAATGTGGGTTGGCGTTGCCCACTCCGACTAGTCTTCCAAGTTTTTTTCAAACTTTTTCTTAAAATCTTATTGTAAACAATAACCGAAAAAATCTTAtatatttttgtttctttttaatatatttttgttttatgtCTATCACCTCAAGGCAAATGTGAACAATTTTAATATTTCAGTgacaaatagataatgaaaaaaagtttagtgactaaatgtgaacaaagtcgaaatttgtttccctctaaaaaaaattcaatgactatatgtgaacaaacttcctattgtattatgttttagtaaattatttatttttgttaaattatagcaacatttgttgatgaaaaacatctatgaaataaaaaaacaaaaccccaaaaaatatattagaaaaaaacgaaaaaccgaaaccgaaataaaaaaacaatagtttggtatttttcaaaataaaaaatcaaaatttccaatctgatttgggtttaacaaaaaaatatacCATTCTCACCCATAACTATTAAGAAATTGTGTTTCATGGTCAGAAATTACGTtgtattatgaaaaaaaaaataattaaaaaaccttatttttttaaatagttatttaaaaatgaattgTTTTTTCTAAAACCTTTTAAAATTATGAGTGacctttttgaaagaaaaaaaataatgccGTTTTAATTGTTGAATATGtagcttttaaaaaaaatttatatttgtaAAGATAATATGGATTGGGCGGTTTGGGCGCAACACTTCATAAAACATGTTAACGGTTTTACTTAATTCTATATCTTTAGTTAAATAATCATAAATTCAATAGTTATTCaaactttttaagaaaatataatCTCAAATATAAATCAATTGTCCAGGTAAATTAAAAATGTCAAATTCTAAACAACTTGACTTTCATTTTCGATATCATTTTTAATAGTaaatatcaaggttctaaatagcGTAAGGCGTGACTTGACGGCAATGTCGAATCTCAAGCTTTTCCGAGCCTTAGCGAGTCATGACGTATGTAAGACGTGACTTAAGGCGAcaattttctatataattaatatttttatatgtattttcaactattatttatttttatacacatatatgagttaaggcgGCGTTTTGACAAAGCTTGGTGGCAGGTGCAAACCTTGGAGTCGTGGCGCGCCATGGCGAGCATTTTAGAACCTTGGTGAATATACTaagagtttttatttttttattattttattattttttatttaatttctaTAAAAAATATGTACTTTTttaaaaaccatactaaaattcaaaataacaaaaaataaaaaattacattttcgaaatcctaaaaattaaaaataacatgaaattaaaaattacattaaaaacctaataaaaaccatgaagtgaaaattaaaaaaaaaaaaacctagaaaaaaaacataacatcGAAATTTCATTTGCGGTTTAGCTTATATTTTTCGCGAATCGACTTCTTCACCGCTTTAGCCGCATCTTGATCTTCGAGGTTGAGGTACCTCACATCCTCCATAGCAACGAATATTCTGTGAGTCTGACGGTTTCAGTCATATGTCTCTCCAAAGTTGAATTCAACCGTGCCATTTGTGCCATCATTTCATTCGATCTAACTGACCGCTCGGTTCTAACCAATGAATTTGAAGATCTCGCTTTCCCTTTCCTTTTGCTCGAGCTTTTGTTTTGTCCCTTCCCATTGGAGGAGGGTGCGGGGGTACTTCTTTGATGTTTTCGTTATCATCATTAAGATTAATGCCTACGTGATCATCCGACGACACTTGTTGTGAGATTGAATATAAAGATGTTCGACTTCTTTTTGGTGGATTAGCAATTTCTTTATATGTTGCAAGTTCCCTCCACCTAATGTTTCTTTTGACAACTTCTCACACATGAATAAACTTAAAAGGCTTTAGCATATCATCGTGGAATGTAGCGTGTGTTTTTTTTCAATAAACTCGATTCAATTTCTCCGCTAGCCCATTGCTTTTCAAAGTTTGTGTAAATTCCATTCCAATGTGTCACGAGTTTATTAACAAGATTCCATTTAGAATTACATTGGTTAGAGGTCTGATAATTTGGATCTCGACCTATTCCCTTACAAAACCGTTTTGTGATACGTAACCAAAATTGATCACGATTTTGACCCTTTCCCATGTTACCATCTTCGGATATGTCAACCCATGCATTTGCTAACTCAACTTCTTCTTTTCGTGTCCATCTTCTCAATTCGGCCTCccttccctcccccccccccccccccttgttgAGGTTGTTGTTCTTCGTCTTCGGAATCGAAAAGAATTTCGGTTGAAGGTAGGAAAGGCAGTTGTGATTAAAATTGGAATTGGGTTTGTTATTAAGGTTGGGATGTTGCTCGGGGTGGTGGGGATTGGAATTGAAATTGTTGTGACATTTAGAATTGTGAATAATAGCTTGGAACCGCCTACAAACGCTTGGTTTTGAGATTGATCCATTTGTGGCTGGTAAGGTGGCGGTGATGCCAGACCGTAACCGAAAAGTGCAAATGAGTTAGATACATTTTGGTTTCAAGCATTTTGGTTGGAAGAGTTTGGGGTGTTGGAAGACATTTTGAATAGAACATGGAATTAAAAATTACATTATTGaatccaagtggacacttacgattctagacACAGAAATCGTAAGCCAATATGCTAGAGGATTTGGTGAAAGTATGGTGAAAAACGAGAGCTTAAGATCGTAACCCTCTTCTGAAGAAGAAGAACTATTTATATATtaaacgagattagggtttcattagggttgggccgtcattatttgctttggaagcaagtcaTGATAATCCagatttaatgaggatttagggttaccaaaactaacgagtttcgttagttttaccataatcacccttaAGAATTGAATTTTCCAGTATGTTCCCATATGTAAAATTCGGTGAGATtttggggcgctgcccccggacccccgactaGCTATCAAACCggcttctaattcgatcttatacacGCGTGTACTCCGCATAACCcccgtacatatattagagtacaaattatgaagccccttagctcacatgttaaatccagttacttaaaatgacatagtgacactaaaatcaccaacagttTTAACCTTAACCTGAAAACCAATAAATATATATCTAAATGAATTTTAAAGCAGAAAGTGTTGATTGAGACTTAAAGATGTTTTTAACTCTTCACGAAAAGCATGCAAAGATGAACAGGAGGTTGAAGAGTGGATTCCGTGTTATGTTAATTATGTTGTGAAGAAAAAAAAGTTGTTGATGTATAATTATGTTTAGGTTAAAATAAGAGTAGAAATGTTAATATGTTTTTTAACGTGAATAAGGAATAAGGAATTTAAATAAGTAGTAAAatagtaatttatcaaaaaaattatataagtCGATAAGTATTCATATTTTTATCTATCCAAATATTTACGATAACTTATTAGAAATGTCAAatcataataaatcaataaagacTTAAGAACTCTCATGTCATATCTTTTCTGTTCTTTATTGCTCTTTCTATTACAAACTTCAATCATTATATCTTTTTACAGTGTTTAACCTTAAAAGAGTATTCCAAACTTTAAGATAAGTTGGTAATTACGTTAGATAATCGAAACTAGAAGGTTATCTACGTTTCGCATAGATGGAGGGTGGCATATCGTTTGGATCTCCCAAAAGAACTCAACCAGATTCACAAtacttttcatgtctctcagctgcggaaATATTTAGTTGATGATTCCACAGTGGTTCCATTTGAGGATATTCATGTGGATGACCGCCTTGACTACATTAAGAGACCGgtagcgatccttgaccggaagacgaaaaccttgaggaacaaggttgtgagattggtgaaggtgcagtggcagcaccggaagggtttgAAGTGGACTTGGGAGTTCGTGGAAGAGATGAGGGAGCTTTATCCAGAGTTATTTTCGTCAGTGGACTTCGAAGACGAAGTCTgaatcaagtgggggagaattgtaacgcccgattTGTCAGGTAAAGCCCTTAGCTATTAATTTCTTGCATTTGGAACCTTGGGCACGAGTATGCTAGGCATACATATTGGTACACCGGGCGTACTCTAGTGACTGTTTTTAAGGCGGGGAATGCTGATGGGTTTtaaacaaacaatcctatgtgtgcatgcaaccctgaagttggatctatgttttcactattagttatacaactttatgaacacaaaaagaaacctggcatgctagtactattttcgaaatccacatagaagaatagaatacataccttttgttgttatatagtaataacaactagttccttgaatctctttagctttgaaagcaagtaccacaagtgcctctaatggctcacaaacacactaggtgaaaggatgaatataggagagaggagagaagggtatcttgccctagatttcgtcccttttagggcTTCCCAAGGCTTGGAcaaaatcttagtgccttagggtgctatttatacttaaggctaactagggtttcaaggtgtaaaccctaatcccttagcttagggcctaagcaagtccatggactcctttccttaagcccttggacgaaaactcctagatccttctaggattttcgttcaagccttaataaaggtgatccgatggcccaaagcctcaactattgaataattacaaaatagcccctgcactttcagtcaggtcctttaatcccaaaattaattctaaattaatttctgattaaatactaattaataatatgattccaaattaatatattattcatataatatattaacaaatcatatttataccctaatttattattcttaacaataaaccagcctctctcctcaac is part of the Lactuca sativa cultivar Salinas chromosome 7, Lsat_Salinas_v11, whole genome shotgun sequence genome and harbors:
- the LOC111881625 gene encoding probable cyclic nucleotide-gated ion channel 5 is translated as MNKYGFEGISTTRPTRPIPTSSKSFKNGIRKGSESLKSIGRSLGFGVSRAVFPEDLKASENKILDPQDTFLLTWNKYFVASCILAVSIDPLFFYLPVFDESKTCLGIDNNLAIIATTLRTVVDVFYLIHMALQFRTAYIAPSSRVFGRGELVIDPGQIAKRYMRWYFIIDFLAVVPLPQIVVWRYLHTSRGSDVLATKQALLIIILLQYIPRFARIVPLTSELKRTAGVVAETAWAGAAYYLLLYMLASHIVGAFWYLLSVERKDTCWQRACERKHFNKNFLYCGNERMAGYDTWRDVSGQILKDACSTDGDNPPFDFGIFEQALSSGIVSSKNFVSKYCYCLWWGLQNLSTLGQGLETSTYPGESIFSIALAIFGLILFALLIGNMQTYLQSLTIRLEEMRVKRRDSEQWMHHRLLPQDLRERVRRYDQYKWLETRGVDEENLVQNLPKDLRRDIKRHLCLGLVKRVPLFENMDETLLDAICERLKPCLYTNNTYIVREGDPVDEMLFIIRGRLESATTDGGRSGFFNSGFLKEGDFCGEELLTWALDPKSGANLPSSTRTVKALREVEAFALPADELKFVAGQFRRLHSRQVQHTFRFYSQQWRTWAACFIQAAWRRYSKRKVLEQRRKEEEEAELAARKNGGGGGGGGGSSYSLGATFLASRFAANALRGVHRNRNLKSARELMKLQKPPEPDFTADAD